cctcatctgtgaagtaaGGGTAATAACTCAAGAGTTTTCGCGAATTTGCTGGTGGAGGTATCCAGTGACCAGGCCGGCAACTAGTCCTGGACCCCGCCCCCTTTAGTCTGAGCCGGGACCCAGACCATCAAACCTGGCCCACCAGACCACGCCCACTAGCCACGCCCTATGTGGCTCCGCCTCAGACCACCAAGCACCGCCCGCCCGCACACGTCACTAGCCCCGCCCAGAGTGACCCCGCCCACCTGGCCTTGCCCCGGGTTGCCTGGGTCTCGCTTCCCACACCCCGGCGGAGCTGAGTCCAGAAGGGACACGCCACACTAGCTGTCCGCCGACccccccgggccccgcccccgcgcccaTGGCCGCACCGGGACCCCGCGCCTTACGGGCTGCGCTCTGTGGCggctgctgctgcctcctcctgtgTGCCCAGCTCGCTGTAGCTGGTAATGCGAGCCAGGGTCTGGTTAGGGGACCGGGCAGCGGCAGGTGGAGCGTGCCCTAAACCaactgccttccaggagcagtcTGGGTTTGAGGGACGGGGAGGGGGGTACTTTCCAGATGTGCATAGGGCTCCAGGGGTGGGTAGAAGGGGAATCTGGCTGTGTGTGGAACCCTGTGTGTATATATGGGCTCCAGGTGTGAGGAAGCTTCAGGTGTATGAGAGTGAAGCAGCCCCAGGTGTGTCTGGGGGCTGTTCCAAATATATCTGTGAACCTCGGGAGTATGCAAAGGGAGAGGCCTCTGGGTGAATGTCAGGGAGGTTCTACATGTGTGTAACCATGTGTTTTTGGAAACTCCAGGTGTGTCGTGGGGCTTAGGGGATCCAGGTGACTGTATGTGTGCAGAGGGGTGAGACTCACAGTAgtggggaggaaggcagatgTAGCTTGGGTTCAAAGTGTTGCTCCCACCTCACTCCCAGGTAAAGGAGCTCGAGGTTTTGGAAGGGGAGCCCTGCTCCGCATGAACATCTGGCCAGCTGTCCGAGGGGCCTGCAAACAGCTGAAACTCTGTGAGCGTTGTGTAGAGGGGGACAGAGCACACAACGTCTCTGGCTGCATGTGGGAGCAGTGTCGGCTGGAGGAGCCAGGTATGGAGTTAGACCTTCCCCAAGTTGAGTGCCTCCAGTTCTGAACACCAAGTCCTTGGCCCCTCTCCCTAAACCTCTTCCCTGCACCTTCTCCCACCAGGACACTGTGTGGCCCAAGATGAGGTAGTCAAGGAAGGTTGTTCTGTCTTCAACCACTCAGAGTCATGTTCAGGTAAGGGGGCTCCTGCTGGCCTAAGCTAAGttggagggaggagagtgagaTGTCCCCAGCTAGAGCCAGCCCTGCAATAAGGAATCAGCCTCCCCTAGGGAGTGGACTATGCCCACGAACACCTGGGTCCAATTTCAGTTCTGCTTTTGGCTCAGAGAGAagttccttcccctctctggctCTGTTTTCCAGAGGACCCAGGATAAGTGTATGGAAGGGATGAAGGAGTTAACTCTTCTATTTTAAACCATAGTGACAACTTTGGAAGTTCATAAAGGAATaggaggagggcttcctggaggaggtggcatcaGAGATGACAAAGATAGAGAGAGGGCATAGCTAGTGGAAGGAATTGTGTGAACTAAGGCTTGAAAATTATGTTGGGTGGACTTCGACCTGGACAGAGAACCTGGTCTGAGTAAAAAGTCCAGCTGTTGGCCTGGGTTGGGGTCTTGATGGGAGTTGGGGATGAAGAGGGGAGCCTGGTTTATTACGGATTCCCTGTCTCTTCAGCTGTGCACTACCACCCAACTTATGAACCAAAGACAATCACAACAGGTAGGTCCATCCTGGGGAAATGGGAGGTGCAGGGAAAGCCAGAAATGGGCTCAGGCACTAACATGCTCTTTGACCTAAGCCCTGTGGCTTCTCCCTCTGATCCTGttttccacatttgtaaaatgtgttGGATAA
The Camelus dromedarius isolate mCamDro1 chromosome 14, mCamDro1.pat, whole genome shotgun sequence genome window above contains:
- the CD164L2 gene encoding CD164 sialomucin-like 2 protein translates to MAAPGPRALRAALCGGCCCLLLCAQLAVAGKGARGFGRGALLRMNIWPAVRGACKQLKLCERCVEGDRAHNVSGCMWEQCRLEEPGHCVAQDEVVKEGCSVFNHSESCSAVHYHPTYEPKTITTGSPQVPKALSPGFDGASFIGGVVLMLSLQAVAFFVLRFLKAKDSTYQTL